One Skermanella sp. TT6 genomic window, AAGCCTTCGAGGATGTCGGCAAGCCCCTGACCCTGTCCGACCTGGCGCGCCGGCTGGAGATGCCGGTCAGCAGTTGCCACGGGCTGGTCGGCACGCTCAAGGCCCGGGGTTACCTGTACGCCGTCAACCGGCGCACCCTCTATCCGACGCGCCGGATCCTGGAGATGGCGCGCCGCATCGTCGCCAAGGATCCGATGCTGGAGCGGCTGGCCGGTTTCCTGGAGCGGCTGCGCGACGACACGGGGGAAACCGTGATCCTGGGCAAGCGCCAGGACGATGCGGTGATTTACCTGCACGTGGTCGAGGGGCTGCGGACGATCCGCTATTCCGCCAAGCCGGGCGAGCTGAAGCCGCTGCATTCCAGCGCGATCGGCAAGGCTATGCTGGGGGAGATTCCGCCGGCCGACCTCGCGGCATGGTTGGCCGGGCACCCCCTGGATGCCGTCACCGAAAACACGCTGGTGACGCCGGAAAGCCTCGGCGGCGATCTCGCGGCCGGGCGGGAGCGCGGCTACCACATCACGCGGGGCGAGAACGTTGCCGACGTCATGGCCGTGGCGACCGCCATCCACCTCAACGGCGAACCGCTCGGCGTCGCCGTCGCGGGACCGCTGGAGCGTATGAAGACCGGCCTCGCCGCACACACGGAAAGACTGCTGGCGATGAAATCGGCCGTCGAGGCCGGCGAGGAACATCCATGAGCGACGAGCTGCTGGCCGAACGCCGCGACGACATCCTTCACGTCACCCTGAACCGGCCGGAGAAACGCAATCCCCTGAGCCGCACCCTGCTGGAGGCGCTCCGCCGATGCTTCGAGGCGCACGCGGACGATCCAACCCTGCGCGTCGCCGTGTTGCGCGGGGCGGGCGAGAAGAGCTTCGCGGCCGGCGGCGACCTGAAGGATCTGGGCCAGCTCCGATCGGCCGAGGAGGCCGGCGAGATGGCGGACCATGCCAAGGCCGCGCTGGACGCGGTCCGCCGGTTCCCCGTCCCCGTGGTCGCCGCCCTCAACGGCGACGCGCTGGGCGGCGGGGCGGAACTGGCCGTCGCCTGCGACTTCCGCGTCGGCGCAAGACATGCCCGGATCGGCTTCGTCCAGGGCAGGCTGAACATCGCCACCGCCTGGGGCGGCGGCATCGACCTTCTCGACCTGCTCGGGCCCGCCGCGGGTCTGCGGCTTCTCGCCCGATCGGATCTCCTGGACATGGAGTCGGCGCGAGCCGTCGGGCTGGTCGACGCGGTGGCCGAAGCCGACCAGCCGCTGGACGATGCGGTCGCCTCTTTCGTTCAGCCGATGCTGCGCCAGGCTCCGCAGGTGCTCAGGGCCTTCAAGGCGCTGGCGGTGGCGCATCGCACGGGAGCATCCCGCTCCGACATGGAACGACTGGAAACGAGGCTGTTCGCCGGAACCTGGGTCCATGACGACCACTGGTCCGCCGTCGAACGGCTCAACCTGGGACGGAGGTAGAATGACCGCCGCGCAATCCACCAAGGCAGAAAGCACCAGGACGGCCGTCGCGGCCGAACTGGAAGCCGCGAGGCCGGGTCCCGGCGCGCCGAAGCCGGTGACCCCCTCGGGGATCGAGATACCGGCGGTGGTCACGCCCGACATGCTGACGCGGCCGGACCCCGGAATGCCGGGGGAGGCGCCGTTCACGCGCGGGATCTTCGCCGACGGCTATCGCGGGCGGCTCTGGACGATCCGCCAGTATTCCGGCTTCGGCACGGCGGAAGAGTCGAACCAGCGCTACCGTTTCCTGCTCGACGGCGGCCAGACCGGGCTTTCCGTGGCGCTGGACCTGCCGACCCAGTGCGGGCTCGACCCGACCGATCCTATCGCGAAGCCCGAGGTCGGCAAGGTCGGCGTGTCGCTGTCCAACCTCGCCGAGGCAGAGATCCTGTTCGACGGCATCGACCTGTCGAAGATCTCCACCTCCTTCACCATCAACGGCACGGCGGCGATCATCTACGCCATGTACTGCGCGGTCGCCGACAAGCAGGGCGTGCCGCGCTCCAAGCTGACCGGCACGATCCAGAACGATATCCTGAAGGAATACGTGGCGCGCGGCACCTGGATCTTCCCGGTGCGCCCGAGCATGCGCCTGATCGCCGACACCATCCTGTTCTCCAACGAGGAGACGCCGCGCTTCAACCCGATCAGCATCGCCGGCGCCCATGTGCGCGACGCCGGGGCCACGGCGGTGGAGGAACTGGGCTACACCCTCGCCAACGGACTCGCCTATGTCGAGGAACTGCTGCGGCGGGGCGGGGATGCCACCAAGTTCGCCCAGCGGCTCAGTTTCTTCTTCTATGTCCACATGGATTTCTTCGAGGAGGTCTGCAAGTTCCGGGCGGCCCGGCGCCTGTGGGCCAGCTTGCTGGAGGAGCGGTTCGGCATCACCGATCCCAAGGCGCAGCGGTTCCGGTTCGGCGTGGTGTGCGGCGGATCCTCGCTGACCTCGGCCCAGCCCTACAACAACATCGTGCGGGTCGGCATCGAGACCATGGCGGCCGTGATGGGCGGCGCCCAGTCGATCTTCACCTGCGCCTATGACGAGGTGTTCCAGATCCCGACGGAGTTCAGCGCCGAGATCGCCATGCGGACCCAGCAGATCGTGGCCCACGAGAGCGGCATCTCGAAGACGGTGGACCCGCTCGGCGGCAGCTACTTCGTGGAGTGGCTGACCGAGCGCATGGAGCAGGAGACCCGGGCCGTCATCGCGGAGATCGACGACTACGGCGGCGTGATCAAGGCCGTCGAGGACGGCTATCTGCAGATGCGGATCGCGGAGCGGGCCAAGCTCCGCAAGCAGGGCATCGACAGCGGCGAGACCGTCGTCGTCGGCCAGAACCATTTCCGGCGCGACGACCAGACCGACGATTTCGGCGAGGTCTTCCGCCTGGACCCCCAGGCGGCCCGCCGGGTGCGCGAGAAGTACGACGGCGTCATGGGGCGCCGCGACGAATCCCGCGTGGCCAGGAGCTTGGAGGCGCTGGGCCTTGCCGCGGCCGACGACGGCGAGAACGTCATGCCGCACCTGATCGAGTGCTGCCACGCCTACGCCACCGTCGGCGAGATGGTGGCCACGCTGAAGAAGCACTGGGGCGAGTTCCAGGAGCCGATCCGGCTGTGATTTCCCGCGCAACGCGGCAAGGAAACGACGGGCCAAGAAACGACAGGGGGAGGAAACGACGATGAGCCTGAAGGGCAAACGC contains:
- a CDS encoding IclR family transcriptional regulator — encoded protein: MKTAGRTLDVFEAFEDVGKPLTLSDLARRLEMPVSSCHGLVGTLKARGYLYAVNRRTLYPTRRILEMARRIVAKDPMLERLAGFLERLRDDTGETVILGKRQDDAVIYLHVVEGLRTIRYSAKPGELKPLHSSAIGKAMLGEIPPADLAAWLAGHPLDAVTENTLVTPESLGGDLAAGRERGYHITRGENVADVMAVATAIHLNGEPLGVAVAGPLERMKTGLAAHTERLLAMKSAVEAGEEHP
- a CDS encoding enoyl-CoA hydratase/isomerase family protein; translation: MSDELLAERRDDILHVTLNRPEKRNPLSRTLLEALRRCFEAHADDPTLRVAVLRGAGEKSFAAGGDLKDLGQLRSAEEAGEMADHAKAALDAVRRFPVPVVAALNGDALGGGAELAVACDFRVGARHARIGFVQGRLNIATAWGGGIDLLDLLGPAAGLRLLARSDLLDMESARAVGLVDAVAEADQPLDDAVASFVQPMLRQAPQVLRAFKALAVAHRTGASRSDMERLETRLFAGTWVHDDHWSAVERLNLGRR
- a CDS encoding methylmalonyl-CoA mutase, which translates into the protein MTAAQSTKAESTRTAVAAELEAARPGPGAPKPVTPSGIEIPAVVTPDMLTRPDPGMPGEAPFTRGIFADGYRGRLWTIRQYSGFGTAEESNQRYRFLLDGGQTGLSVALDLPTQCGLDPTDPIAKPEVGKVGVSLSNLAEAEILFDGIDLSKISTSFTINGTAAIIYAMYCAVADKQGVPRSKLTGTIQNDILKEYVARGTWIFPVRPSMRLIADTILFSNEETPRFNPISIAGAHVRDAGATAVEELGYTLANGLAYVEELLRRGGDATKFAQRLSFFFYVHMDFFEEVCKFRAARRLWASLLEERFGITDPKAQRFRFGVVCGGSSLTSAQPYNNIVRVGIETMAAVMGGAQSIFTCAYDEVFQIPTEFSAEIAMRTQQIVAHESGISKTVDPLGGSYFVEWLTERMEQETRAVIAEIDDYGGVIKAVEDGYLQMRIAERAKLRKQGIDSGETVVVGQNHFRRDDQTDDFGEVFRLDPQAARRVREKYDGVMGRRDESRVARSLEALGLAAADDGENVMPHLIECCHAYATVGEMVATLKKHWGEFQEPIRL